GGGcaggtgtaaggtgtgtgtgtctgggcatgtgtgtgtgtgtatgtgtggctttGCGTTATGACATTTGCAACAGAAGCCAGGTGAAAAATCCCCGTGACCTAGATCATGGTGCCATGCTCCACTTCCTGTAGCTGTCGGCTGATTGATGACCAGTGAGTTAGCTGGACTGGGTCTGTGAGCCGTAAGTCCTCCTAATAGACTCCCGTGTTTGTTCTCTTGGGAGTTTACGATGTGTGAAGAGCCTGGCAGGTTGTACGAGGCGAGACCTTAGACGCGGGAGAGAAACAGGAGAGGTGGCCCAGATAGCTGAACTGGGATTGTCTAATCTGTCATAACCACAGTTGGGCTTCTGTGGATGCCTGGACACATTTGAGTGGCTTGGAGAAATGTATTGGAGAAATTAGTGGTCAAATGAAATGGCCACGCCCTAGCAATGAGTGGTCATGAACAAGCCCATGTAAAACTGGAACACATTCTTAGTCCTGAAATGGAGAATGATAAGAGTAGAATATTCTCCAATAGAAATGGAGAATAGAGGTGCACATGCTTGCATGTGGTGTTTCAGGGTGTCTTGTAATATCTGTTCTGTATTTTTGGTGTTTTTTAGACTGTTGCATATACCAGCAAGTACTCCATGCCCAATGACTCGAAATCCAAGGAGATACTAATCAGACGGCATGCCAGCATCCGGCGAAGTCTTCGTCCTGGGAGCCTCCAAGGCCCGGTAAGCTTGGAGAATCTGGGAGCATTTCTGAGGGCTTTTTAAATGCAAAACAACTTGCACCAACTTGGTTTGCATAGGCAAAACAACAGTGCGTATTAGGGCCTGAGACTGATGGTAACACCAGAACACATTCATGTATTTAATGTAGTTAAGTATTGAAAAGAAAAGTAGCCATCAATCAGCTTGACCTCAGTCCTTTATGGTATGGATGGTAAGTTGAGGCAAAGAATTTGGTGTTCAAACTGTTTTGGTTTATCTACTGTATAGGAGGAAGTTTGCTCCTTTACTTTGGTTTAccatatccctccatctctcatcatcttttctcctctcattCTTACTCCCCTTTTCTCAGGATGTAGCGAGATCACACAAGTATCTTTCCCTCCCAGCTGGGCAGAATCTGGATTCTAGATTCCCTCCAAAGAGAATGAGTCATGTTGGTAGGTGCTCTTTGTGTTGGATCAGTTTTCTattgccatctagtggtcaaCTTAGGTAACACTACAAAATTGGACAGCCTGAAACCCCatggtataagtataagtatatactcttttgatcccgtgagggaaatttggtctcttgtgaacacacagtgaggtgaagcacacactaatcccggcacagtgagctgcctgcaacaacagcggcgctcggggagcagtgaggggttaggtgccttgctcaagggcacttcagcccgggtcggggttcgaaccggcaaccctccggttacaagtcctaagcgctaaccagtaggccacggctgccccatgtgccctggtgagtgtgtgagggcgtGCGCATGTTAAGGGGAGCATATTTACCAGCGACCTCTTGCTTTCTCAGGTGATGGTGACACCATGTCAGAGATGGGCTACCCAGCAGTCAGGGCCCGGTTCGGCCGGCCACAGCGGTCCTCGTCCAGCGGCGGGATGCCCCTGCACAGGCTGGACACCCTGAAGGAGGCCCCCTCATCGGTCAGCGTGGTGGACGAGCAGCAACCGCTCAGGGACAGCCGCAGAGCTCCTGACCTGAGCCCCACGGCGCCAGGCCCTCATCTGCCTCTTCCCCACCGGCGGAACGGCTCTTCCGGCGCcgtcgaggaggaggaggagcggcaGCCACTGTCTTCCCCTCCAGCCTGGGCCCTTGAGGCCCAGGGGCAGgatgaagagcaggagcaggagcaggagcctGGCAGGGGTCGGGCACCACAGCTCAGGCCTCAGTGGAAGCCACGACGGCAGCAGAGGCCCTGAGAGAAGCCCACAGGCTCTGGGACAAACAGCAGGACTGCACAAGGGGTCATGAGAGCGTCCACTATGTGAAATGGGCTGCTTGACCCAAAGGAACCTtcgccagatgtgttttttatgttttctcGCCAAATGGAGCACCCCTACATACCTTATGGCTGTTCCCGTTTTGTATCTCAGTACTTCCACATTTCTTCCAATTTTAGTAATTTTCTTCTTTTTAAGAAAAACGTTACTATTTTACTTTAATTGACTTTTTATGGTAGAATGTTCGCTTTGATTGAAGCTCTCTGCATAGACACTGTTGTAATATAGTAAATTGTCAAAGACGGATTTTTAAATGTATCTGTCTTTAATACAGGCAAACTTATGTTTGATCACCATGATAAGTCACACGAGTGAAATACATAAGTATTATAGATCCATTGTGGGGATGCACAACAGCAAGAATTTAGGCGCGCGTGTTGTATCTGTATTTATCATGTCACTATCAGACCACCATCTTGCCCATCGGGTCAATGACACTTTGCAGAGACTTGAGAGTTGTGTTTGAAACTTTTAATTTTTCCATCGTCAAACTGGAATAATTTATAACAGCGCACTAGGATTTtcaattatttctatttttcatTAGGTTCTCATTACTTTACTCATATGCATAAACCAAACGTAATAAATAGACTTTGATACTGATAAATAACTATCAAGTCAATAGATAGTTGAGAGTTTCTATGTCTGAAATGATCCTTCCCCCAAATTATACAGAACTACAAGTAATGCAAACGTCCATTACAAAACCATCTTGCTTAAAATTGCTATAGATCAATCCCATAAAATTCCTGAAACTCAAGGATTTTTCTGGAATAATGTAGTGGATTTTAGAGAAAGGGCAACACAGGCTTTAATGTGGCCTGCAACCTGTAAACTTTCAAATAAAAAGTGGTCAAACTAAAACATGGAATGGAATTCATAAgaatgtgtttctgtttttttcttaatgCCGCCCCATTCGAGGGAGATGTCCTCTTCCTTAAACCTGCTTGTAAGACCATGTGCCGTGGCGTTCCGGCACAGAACCCAAGTCTCTAGTCTGGGTGGTTGATGTCTCCTGTTTGCTAGTGCTGCTGCAGGCTCTCGCTGCCCGTGGTAAAAAGAGGAGCAGGCAGCCATGACTTTTTTTTAGcacaatgatgtcatcactcTGAGACAAAAAGCCATAGACAGGCAGCGCGAGCCCCTTGTCGAAGCTGACCCTCTTGTCCAACAttaacacttaacacttacagtAAGTCCAACTCCTgacagtgctgctgctgctgccgctgctgacAGAATGGACTCTTCTCTCCGAGATGGACTTCGTATCCACGGCGTAACACCtttaaggcacacacacacacacacacacacacacacacaccctggcgcACCACTCGCGTCGGCTCAGTTCTTGTTCTTGGTCCTTTCCTTGTCGGCGGCCGAGTCCCACTTGGGGATGCGCGCCATCAGGAGGCCCACGGCGGCCATGGCCAGCACCACGCCCAGGCTGGGCGGCCCGCACGGGCTCAGCTCCTGCGCCAGGCCCGACAGCAGCGGCGCCAGCACGCGCCCCACCGCCGTCACCGACTGCCCGGCGCCGATGAGCGTCCCGCTGGCCCGGGGACCTCCCGCTCCGCGCCGCAGCTCCAGGTCGGTGATGCACGTGCGGCCGATGGTGGTGGAGATGGCGAAGAAGGTGGAGGTGAGCAGCACCTGCCAGACGCTGGGCGCCGTGGCGTACAGGAAGATGAGCGAGCCGGTCAGCACGGTGGAGTGCAGCAGCAGCGCCGACATGTCCTGGCCGTAGAGCTGCGTGACCGGCCCCACCAGGCAGCCGGCCAGCGCGCCCAGCATGCTGCTGTAGCTGATCAGGTAGCCCGTCACCTTGGGCTTCAGCTGGAAGCGCTCCTCCATGGCCAGCGAGAAGTTGCTGTAGTACAGCATGATGGCCACGGCCATCAGCAGACGCACCAGGAACACGTCCCACATGTCGGACGAGGCCACGTGGCGGATGCGCGCCACCATGGACGAGAGCTGCCGCCACGCCGGCTGCAGCAGGGACACCTCGTCCCAGCGCCACCTTCGGCCGTGGTGGGCcgctgtggaggaggaggaggctgtaGAGGCAGGGTGGGAGTGGTGGTCgtggttgttgtggtggtggtgggggtgacaGAGGTGGTTGTTGCTGTCGGAACAGTTGTGCTGGCTGTGCTTCACGCCGTCGTAGGCCCGGCTGGAGCTGCTGGGGCTGCTGTTGGCGTTGGTGTCGGTGCGATGGCTTGGCGCCTCGCTCCACGGCAACATCCACACCAGGCCTAAGGAGAGGAAGAATTCATCATTGAGCAGACTCATCAATGTGTGCGCTTAAGTTTTGCTccatggtgttaaattagcaaattGATTTTGCTTATCCGTTCAATTAGCTGCAGTTACACTTAAAAGACTTTACACTTCAcccatcattcaaattagggcctTTATGTTTGTGCTTGCCTTATAAACCTTTGACTGTGCATCACTTCCTGTTCCTTGGACCAATAGTGTTGCAGAACATAGATTTTTAAACTAGATTTGAAAACCTACAGCATAAAATGACTAACAGTCATCTATCCTATTCACCGCCTACTGCGTCGTGGCATGTTTGTCTCCCATGTCGAGGCGGACTCCATGCTCTCCCTTTCCCTGTAGCGCTCACCGGTGTTGAGGAGGAAGATGGCGGCGCAGACGAAGGAGGAGGTGTAGAAGCCGCCCTCATGCTCGGTGAGGTAGCCGCCCACCACCGGGCCCAGGATGAAGCCCACACTGGAGGCCGCGTTAAAGTGGCCCATGACCAGCGGCCGCTCCGTCTCGGACACCAGGTCAGACAGCAGCGCCCGGCAGATGGACAGTGAGTGTTTGAAGAGCcctaggagacacacacacacacacacaccaaatagcATCAGTAATAGCAACACATttctcgttcaaatgttcaagaAATCAAGAAAATGCATATATTTAATCTAAAATAAGACATACTTAACTTGTACCAAACTATGTTTGCGATCATTAACTCATTTTCTATAATCATCCACTGGGTGACGAACACACATTGAAAGCACTCTTCATAAGAGGTGTTGTGGTGTTGACTGAGTGAGCAGTGAGTTTAGTCCAAATAAGGCAATGGCACTAATTCTGACCCAGAGACAGCCTGCTACCTGATGGCTGTACATGTAACCTACCCACGGGGATGCGGGCCAGCACAAACAGGAAGATGCTGCTGGACATGCCCAGCAGTGCGTAGC
The sequence above is a segment of the Alosa sapidissima isolate fAloSap1 chromosome 2, fAloSap1.pri, whole genome shotgun sequence genome. Coding sequences within it:
- the mfsd9 gene encoding major facilitator superfamily domain-containing protein 9, which encodes MNNSKCSIFQKPKSPTRIIQCIYVVGFMDLFGVSMIIPLLSHHVKYLGASPTVAGIVGSTYGVLQLFSSTVVGSWSDVVGRRHSLLTCLLLSALGYALLGMSSSIFLFVLARIPVGLFKHSLSICRALLSDLVSETERPLVMGHFNAASSVGFILGPVVGGYLTEHEGGFYTSSFVCAAIFLLNTGLVWMLPWSEAPSHRTDTNANSSPSSSSRAYDGVKHSQHNCSDSNNHLCHPHHHHNNHDHHSHPASTASSSSTAAHHGRRWRWDEVSLLQPAWRQLSSMVARIRHVASSDMWDVFLVRLLMAVAIMLYYSNFSLAMEERFQLKPKVTGYLISYSSMLGALAGCLVGPVTQLYGQDMSALLLHSTVLTGSLIFLYATAPSVWQVLLTSTFFAISTTIGRTCITDLELRRGAGGPRASGTLIGAGQSVTAVGRVLAPLLSGLAQELSPCGPPSLGVVLAMAAVGLLMARIPKWDSAADKERTKNKN